One Cucumis sativus cultivar 9930 chromosome 1, Cucumber_9930_V3, whole genome shotgun sequence DNA segment encodes these proteins:
- the LOC101217572 gene encoding BTB/POZ and TAZ domain-containing protein 1 yields MEALHLPSEIHPHFLASPVKDRKSDFQEMPESDIHIVTSGGLRIPAHSTVLASVSSVLENMIEQPRKHRSSEKVIQMLGVPCEAVVSFVQFLYTSRCPEEYLKKYGIHLLALSHVYLVPHLKQRCTKHLARNLSIHSVIDILQLARMCDAPDLSLSCMKMVSTHFKAVEKTEGWKFLQKHDSWLELQILQFMDESELRKKRCRRQRKEQRVYLQLSDAMECLEHICKEGCTNVGPLDVVPTKKQPCSKYSTCRGVQLLIKHFATCENRVHGGACWRCKRMWQLLRLHASICHQSDACKVPLCRQFKQKMKQENVEKEDAKWKLLVKKVLSAKTISSVCLPKRKRAVRDAMSADCIKSFRLQSDTFH; encoded by the exons ATGGAAGCCCTTCATCTTCCTTCCGAAATCCACCCCCATTTTCTCGCCTCCCCTGTCAAGGATCGCAAATCGGATTTCCAGGAGATGCCGGAGTCTGACATTCATATCGTTACCTCCGGTGGACTTCGTATACCTGCGCATTCTACCGTACTG GCCTCGGTTTCATCGGTGTTGGAAAACATGATCGAGCAACCGCGAAAGCACAGGAGCTCCGAGAAAGTGATTCAAATGCTTGGAGTTCCGTGTGAGGCAGTCGTTTCGTTCGTTCAATTCCTCTACACATCTAG GTGCCCTGAAGAATATCTAAAGAAATATGGAATTCATCTTTTGGCGCTATCACACGTTTACCTTGTTCCACATTTGAAGCAGCGATGCACTAAGCACTTGGCTAGAAACTTGTCCATCCATAGCGTTATCGATATACTCCAACTCGCAAGAATGTGCGATGCACCGGATCTCTCACTCAGCTGTATGAAAATGGTGTCCACCCACTTCAAGGCCGTTGAGAAAACGGAAGGCTGGAAATTCCTGCAAAAACACGACTCTTGGCTCGAGCTTCAAATTCTGCAGTTCATGGATGAATCCGAATTG AGGAAAAAGAGATGCAGAAGGCAGAGGAAAGAGCAGAGGGTTTATCTTCAGCTAAGCGACGCAATGGAGTGTTTAGAGCACATCTGTAAAGAAGGGTGCACAAACGTTGGGCCGCTGGACGTGGTACCCACAAAGAAGCAGCCATGTTCTAAATACTCTACGTGTCGTGGAGTTCAACTTCTGATTAAGCACTTTGCAACGTGTGAGAACAGAGTCCACGGAGGAGCTTGCTGGCGGTGCAAACGAATGTGGCAGCTTCTACGCTTGCATGCCTCCATCTGCCACCAATCCGATGCTTGCAAAGTCCCTCTTTGCAG acaattcaaacaaaaaatgaagcaAGAGAATGTTGAAAAAGAGGATGCGAAGTGGAAACTGCTGGTGAAAAAGGTGTTGTCTGCCAAAACAATCTCTTCAGTTTGTCTTCCCAAAAGGAAGAGAGCAGTAAGGGACGCCATGAGCGCCGATTGCATCAAAAGCTTCCGATTACAATCCGATACCTTTCATTAA